The DNA sequence TTCCACAATCAATTTCTACCTATTTCTATAAATTTCAATCTATTTCTATTATCTTATCTCCATATCACTCTTATCTCCTTATCCCCTTTCTTACACTTTTGATATATAGCCTGAACGGTTACAAATAATTTAAAAACAGATAGATTGGAATAAGTAATGGCAATATCTGCTGATAATAGACAATCACCAGTGTGTAATATGTCATAATCATCAAAACCTACATGCAGTAACAAAGTGAAGTCTCTCGGATAAAATTAGAAAAGTAATCAATCAGGAATTTTAGATTTTTGGTAACTATTCACCATAGAGACACTCAAGACACAGAGGAATAGAGAGAAGAATAATTTTTTCTTTTGTGTTTTTCGCGTTTTTTTGGTATTTAAAAAGGCTTATAACAGATTGACAAAATCACTGCTCGAAAGCAAGTATTAAAAGCTCAATAAACAACGAAAGATACGAAAGGTGCGAAAGAGAGAATGTGGTAACCGTTCACCGCAGAGACACAGAGACGCAGAGAAAAAATTCGACCTGTGCGGTTAGGTTTAAATAAAATGCAAGAAGCAGATATTCAATGCTACAAACAGGTCGCTCCTACGGAGCTAATTTGATGTTGAGACGATAAATCTATAAACATCTCGCCCTTACAGGGCTGAATATACTTTATAAACTCCGTTAGGAGTGATATATTTGTAGACTGCACAGGTGGAAATTTTGGGGGTAAAGAGAAAGTTCAGAGTGTATGAAGACCAATAAAATCAACGCTCAATTTTATCCGAGAGCGTTCAAGGTATAGAAGGAGCATCATGTTCTATAAGATTCAAAATCATCTGAAGCTAATTCTAAATTATAAACTCCAAAAGAAAGTTGTTTCTCATATGCCAAGGACTATATGGATTGAACCCACCAATTATTGCAATCTTAAATGCATCATGTGTCCTCAAATGATAAATGAGGTTGGAGAACGGGGTTTCATGGAGTTTGATCTCTTTAAGAAAATTATTGATCAATGTTCTCAATTTCAACCAGTTATACAACTTTTTATGGGAGGAGAACCGCTACTTCACAAAGATATTGTAAAAATGATACACTATATTAAAAAGAATGGATTGAAGGTATTACTTGCTACAAACGCAACTCTTCTTAATCAATCTTTATCCTTGAACTTAATAAATTCAGGTATCGATTGTCTGGTATTTTCTTTTGATGGTTATGATAAAACAAGCTATGAGAAGATAAGGGTAGGTGCAGATTTTGATAAAACGCTCGGAAACATTATGAGTTTCCTTGAGATGAGAAAGAAATCAGGAAAGAATAAACCAAAAATAACACTATATAGCCTATGTTTGGATACAGAAAAGACATCTGAAGAAGAAATGGCAGAGTATAAAAAGTTACATAAGGAATTAGAAAAAATGCATGTTGATAGGTTTATTGTTGGAGAAGCTGGACCTTGGGCAGGCAAGTTTGATTATACAAGTAAATTTAAAATTAGAAAACATGGTTCCCGCTTCATTCCCTGTCCGAGGATATGGGATGACATGGCAATTCGATGGGACGGAAAAGTTGTTCCATGTTGCGCAGATCTTAGAGGAGATGTTATTTTGGGAGAGGTAGATAAATTGAAACTTAAAGAGATATGGAATGGAGAACGACTCGTAGCGTTGAGAGAGATGATGATAAAAAAAAAGTATCAAGAAATTGCCTTATGCAGAAATTGTGATGAGCCTTTTCCTCTATCAAACATGATAACATGGGGACTGCCAAATAGTTATATCCCTGTATCCATACTAAGAATAATCCATTCCTAATATCTTTATTTCGAGCAACCACAAGTGTTTACTTCCTATTAACCCAACTTCGCCTCTTAAAAAAATAAGTCTTGTATTATCAACAGGTTACAGAACAGAGAGGTTGAGTTTTGGCACTACAGTATGAATCCCCATAAAATGATTTGACTGTTTTCCCTGGTTGATAAGGTAACTCCAGGGCATTATAAATCTCTTGATGAGATAATTCAGCCTTTGAGGATTTTCTTATCTGAATCAATTGACCATCCTTCCTTTTCAGGGTTGTGGTTATCCGGACTTGCGTCGACAATATCTGGCGAATCCTTGACCAATTATCTTGTATCCCTTTTCGTCGTCCCTTGAAACGAATGGTCTGTCCGATAGGATAAGCAATCACCGTAATATTGTAATCTTTAACAATCTTTCTGTCTAATTTGTTAAAAATTTCGTAACCGTTCACCGCAGAGACGCAGAGGAACAGAGAAGACATGGAAATAAATCAGATAACAGAAAAGATTATTGATGCAATCATTGTCCTACATAGGACATCAAAACCAAATTTGTTAATCAATCATGATATGTCGGTCCTCAAAAGCTTGCACTGATGAAAATCCGTGATGGAATTCTGCGTCTGGTAAATAGTTTTTAATTTTTTCTCTGCGTCTCTGTGTCTCTGCGGTGAACGGTTACGACTATAGATTCTATTTATGCAGGAAATTAGTGACATTTGGGAAACCATCCTCAAAACTCTACTCCCTGAATTTTTCCTAATCCTTACCTATGTCAGTGACAGTGACAGTGTCAGTGAAGAAACTCCTTCAACTCATCCAACACTTCCAACTCTTTCTACTCTTTCAACTCTTCCAGCAGAAGTATAGGCAGGTCTCCCAAGCCTTCATTCTTCTGCAATTTCTGCCCGTTTTAGTCTGAGGTCTGATGTCTATAGTCTACTGTCTGAATCACACTTCAACCTATTTCACAGGTCGAAAAATTTTATGCTTCCCATAAGATTTTGCCACTACAAATGGATTTTTTAAATATTTAATTTTCTAACTCATTGATATTATTGATATTTCATTTTTAAAAATGGCAAAAATTAGACCAAAATGGTCGTTTTAGTATGAAGTTGGGTCAAGATAATCGCAAAGTTATAACCGACTTCCTTATTTTTCAATGGGTTTGGAAACTTATCCCTCTTAAAATTGTCAAAGTCAGGAAAAAATTTAAAAAAATCCTTGACTTCTATATGGTAGTCTAACCTGTTACGGAAATCAGTTCTGAAGAGTAAATTTTTAGGATTCTTCTTTTTAAGATACGCTTTGGGTACAAGATGATATGTTAACTTAAAAATGCGAAACTTGGGTTATGATAAAATATCCTGCCCATCGGCAAAGAAAATGGTAACACCCAAATGCCGAAGATATGATATTTAGGCAAAGTGGTAAAAGTTTGTAAATCTTACATCAAGAAGATTTCTCAAATGTGACACATACATTGCCCATCAATTTTTTGATATTCATAGTGGAAATAATTTTGTCGTAGAATCTGCCCAATATGTCCAGAAGGACGAATCTATGGAGATAGAGTTCGACAAATGAGTAGTATTTTATATTAATTAAACGGAGCCCCGCTGACTCAAATATCTTAACTAATTTTCTAATACTGCTGTATGTATAATAAGTTTTCCATGATTCTTCACCTCTTACCATTTTATGAAACCATAAAGGTGTTAATTTCGACAGGATAAATTCTGGTGCAGTAGGATTTGGAATAGATGCGACAAAAATACCGGATGGTTTTAAAACTCGATAAATTTCACGAGAAGTTTTGTTTAAGTCTATAATATGTTCTAATACATAACTAGCAAATACTGCCAGATATTTGTTTGATTCTACTGGGAACATCGATTCAATCGAGCACTGCCAACATTTATCTACACATGGATGAACTAATGCACAATCATTTATATCAACACGGTCACAAATATAATTGCATCCAGCATGAATTAGATGGTTTTCAATAAAAAGATTTTTGCCGGCACCAATATTCAAGATTCGAGGAGTATCTTCTTTCTCCTTCTGTAAAACTCTAATGAGTTGTTTTATAAGACAGTGTTGAGCAGGTGTTTCCATAAATTATTCGAACTGTGCGGTTATCTTTTCAACTCCAGATTGGAGGGCGACATTATACGCTCCGATAGGGTCTATCATCCTTACTACTATGAATTCCTCCGATTTCCTGCAGCCCCCGGTGCTCTCCTGATTAGAGATGATATTTCGTAGTCAGAATTGCTGCCTTCCGCCCGTTGCACAGCCCCGACTTTCCTCCTTCCTTTCGCCATGGCTTATCCTAATTCTTCTGCAATTCTATGAAGATATTTTTTGATATAGTTGTTTTCGCCTAATTTCTTTTTAGTGTGCGTAGCAGGCGCATAAGTGCCATTTCCGGCATCCAATTATAAAATCTTTTTTTACACCGCCAGGTGGCTATCAAAGTATATAATTGAACTACTATTTTAAGTAGTCCTGTTACTTTGTCTTCCACATCTAAAAATCCTGAGAGTTCAGATACCCGTTCCAGGAATTTGCGGTGTTCATCTGACAAATATGTCAGGTTAACATGGTTATAATCATAATTTGACCAGTCCTCGAGGCGCTGTGGAAATTTATTTCCCATTTCCTTGCATCGTTCAAACAAATCAGTACCAGGCATAGGAACAAATAGGGACAACTTGTATAGTTTTGCCTGTGGATTTTCTTCTCGCAGTCGAACCATGAGTTTGAGGGTTTGTTCCACCTCTTGCCGTGTTTCATCTGGCAATCCTGCCATGAAACTGTATACCGGGATAATCCCGGCATCACGCAAGTTTCTATTGATTTCCAACACCTGTTCTACCTTGATGTCTTTATATATGCTGTTGAGTACCCGGTCAGAGCCAGATTCAACCCCTACGAAGATTTGTTCTACACCAGCCCGACGCATCAGTTGAAGGAATTCTGATGAACTTCTGTGCAGAAAGTCAACTCGACAGTTAGCATTGTAAATGTGAACTCCCAAACCACTTTCAATAAGCATTTTAAAAATTTGTTCTACTCGATGACGGCTGCCAAAGAAGTTATCATCCAGAAGGAAAATACCGCCGGCATTATAATTTTTCACCAAATTGGTAATTTGTTCTATCACTTTCTCAGGGGACATACCACGCCAGGAAGATTGGTAGAATTTTGTATTATAACAATATGCACAACGAAACTTGCAACCGCGGCTGGTAATAATTGGCAAACTGGCTCTCTTGATTCGTAACGGCTGTGTTTGATAACTGCTCAAGTCTAACAGGTCATAAGGTAAAGGAGGCAATTGCTCAAGGTCATACAGAGGAGGAGGATTAGTGGAAACTATTTTCCCATTTTTGCTGTAGCAAATTCCTGGCACATTAGACCATTCTTTTCTTTCCTCCAAAGCCTTGATTAATTCAGAAAAAGATATTTCTCCTTCTCCAACACAGACAATATCTACCATCTCGGATTGGACTATCTGTTCTGGTAGCAAACTGGGATGAACTCCACCCCAGACGATAGGGAGCTCTGGTGCCATTTTTCTGACGGCTTGAGCTATCTCCATAGCGTGCCCAATTTGTGGGCCGGTCATAGTAGTAATACCAACCGCCAAAGTCTGAGGTTTGTTCACGGCGCGACGCAATACATCACGCCACCCCGGTTCTTTTCGTTGGTCAATGATGGTTACAGAATGCCCCTTTTGAACAAGTGGTGCGGCTACATAGAGTAAGCCCAATGGCAAAATTTGCTCACTGGATTTAGTGTAACCTGTATGAGGGAAAAGTAAAACTATGTGTCCCAATCCTTTTCTCCTGGAAATAGGAAGTAGAGAGTAGAAAGTAGAGAGTAGAAAGTAAGGAAAGACAAGCCTTTTCTTTCTCTTTCTACCCTCTAGTATTTTCATCCTCCTATGTGCCGACTTGTCGGCATGTCCGTTCTCCTGAAAATGTAAAATGGGACGCAGATTTTCGCAGATGAACAGGATTAAAATTAATTTTTTATTATTGTATTTCTATAGTTATTTCCTTATTGTTTCTTGATGTTTTTAGTGCTTTAGTGGTTTTTCTTTAAAATCCTGTTAATCCTGTAAATCTGCGTCCTATTAATTTTCATCCCCCTTTGTGCCCACTCCCTGTAGGCATGAGCGTTTCTCCTGAAAATACTTTTTTCACCGCACAGACGCAGAGGAAACCACAGAGATATTTTTAAAATTATTTCTTCTCTGTATCTCTGGTTTATCACTTTCTTGCTTTTGATTCCAAAAATGAATGGCAAATATCATTGCCGCAAGTGTCCAAAAAACACGGACAGTAGTATTTATTCGCAAGTTCCAGTCCCCCACTCCCTGAACTAATATTGCAATGAAGCCCGCAAGAGAACCCAAATTAATTGCATTCAACAGATTATCTTTACCTTTAAGGTTTGAAATTCCTACCCTGATGACCATAAAACAGATGGATAAGAATAAGAGTATTCCAAAGATACCCTGTTCGGCGAAAATCAATAGGTAAATATTATGAACCGGCGGGTCCATTTTCCCCCACTGTATACCGGAATAGTCATAATCCGACATTACAAAGGTAAAAGAATTTAAACCTGTGCCCCACCAAAAATTCGATTGTATCATCCGCCAGGCAATGTACATACATTCAACCCGGGAACTAATTGATGCTGGATCGCTAAGAATAAACTTTTGGATTATAGTCCCTGAAAATAAAAGTCCAATGACCAATGCAGAGCCCAAGATAAATATCAGTGTAATAATTCTCTGGCGACCCACTGCTGGACGTAAGAACAATATTACCATAACGGAGGTTGCGAAACTAATCCAACCACCACGAGAAAGCGTTAATATGAGTGCCATTTCTCCAAATACCAGAATGGCTATACATAGTGCCTTGTACCAAATCGAGATTCGGACAAATATCAAGATAAATGCCAGAGGTAGTAACATTACAAGATACCCAGCAAATATATTTGGATGACCTAACATCGCCCCGACCCTGCTGGCGGTTCTCATTCCCAGTTCTTCAGTAACCATTTCGGGAGATTGACCCAGTCGCTGGAGTGGAAGGTTCAATCCACAAAAATGTTGCATCAATCCATATATTATCTGCAAGAATACCCCTATCATCAATGCCGCGACAACCAATTTTATCTGATTACGAGTTTTTCCATAATTGACAAGATATATAAAAAGTAACAACATTTTTGTCATAGAGATAATTTCATAAGCGGCCATAGTGCGATAGGGGGAAAAAATTATGCTCCCAAGTCCCAAAATGATGAGCAATAACCAAAATATCGCTACCGCAGGTATTTGAATTGATAACCGTCTGGTGATAAAGTCTTTAATCAAATATGCATACAATATGACGAGAAACAAATCTGTTACCTCGATACGCAATGCCCATTCTCCACCAAAGTGAGGGTAATATTTCAAGAATTTAGACAAACTCAATGGGAGAACCATGAGCAGTCCAATGAGAAAAAAAACTCGTGGGTTTCCCGAAAGTATGGCGATTACAGAAATGAATAAACTTAACAAAACAGAATAACCGATAATTGGAGTGTTTTCAAAAGCAACAATCAATACTATGCACCCTATAATAGAAAAAAGAAAGATTAGAATTATATTGCCTGGAATTTTATGAGAATATCGTACCTGGAGATGATTCATAAGATCTATTTCCCTTATTTTGAAACAATTATCAACCCCATTTTACGGAGATTGCATTTATTCAGTATGTTTCTATAAGATTTGATTTCTGACCAGTGGCTTACATTCGACATCACCAGGAGCATTGTGCAATCCACAATTGATGGGAAGGCAAATGCTGATGGGTCTTCCATCACAGAATCCGAACTCAGCAGAACAACATCAAATTGTTCCTGCAATTGGGTTAGTTTTTCCTTCAGTTGATTTGATGTCATCAGATGGGTCATTCCATAATTGCTCTTGCCGGCAGGTAAGAAAAATACTTTGGGATAGTCAGTTAGGTGAATGAGTGAATCAGTTAATGGCTGGGTCCCATCAAGCATATTCAAGAAGCCCGGCGAGGAAGAAACTTTAAATTCTTTACTCAATAGATTGTCTTTAAAGAATGCATCTATAATCAGCACCTTGCGATTTTGATCTATAGCAAGAAACTCAGCCAGTTCTAATACAAACTGACTTGTTACTTCGGGCAAGTAAGGACATGAAAGCATCAGGCAATACCCTAGTTCAGAGCCACCAAGTTCGAAGTGCAACTGCATGGCTAATTTGTGATATGATTTGTTGTATTGGTTATTTTTCTTATACTGTCTCTCAGACCACCCTGATAGCCAACCCTTTTTCTGTTCAGGGATGAATTTGGAAGGTGTTTTATTCCTATGTATGCCCAAATGAATATTTCCATATACTGGAATATCCAGGATATGTCCAACATCATCTTCACTGTAAATAGTTTCATTAAAATAG is a window from the bacterium genome containing:
- a CDS encoding methyltransferase domain-containing protein, which codes for METPAQHCLIKQLIRVLQKEKEDTPRILNIGAGKNLFIENHLIHAGCNYICDRVDINDCALVHPCVDKCWQCSIESMFPVESNKYLAVFASYVLEHIIDLNKTSREIYRVLKPSGIFVASIPNPTAPEFILSKLTPLWFHKMVRGEESWKTYYTYSSIRKLVKIFESAGLRLINIKYYSFVELYLHRFVLLDILGRFYDKIISTMNIKKLMGNVCVTFEKSS
- a CDS encoding SPASM domain-containing protein — its product is MPRTIWIEPTNYCNLKCIMCPQMINEVGERGFMEFDLFKKIIDQCSQFQPVIQLFMGGEPLLHKDIVKMIHYIKKNGLKVLLATNATLLNQSLSLNLINSGIDCLVFSFDGYDKTSYEKIRVGADFDKTLGNIMSFLEMRKKSGKNKPKITLYSLCLDTEKTSEEEMAEYKKLHKELEKMHVDRFIVGEAGPWAGKFDYTSKFKIRKHGSRFIPCPRIWDDMAIRWDGKVVPCCADLRGDVILGEVDKLKLKEIWNGERLVALREMMIKKKYQEIALCRNCDEPFPLSNMITWGLPNSYIPVSILRIIHS
- a CDS encoding radical SAM protein gives rise to the protein MKILEGRKRKKRLVFPYFLLSTFYSLLPISRRKGLGHIVLLFPHTGYTKSSEQILPLGLLYVAAPLVQKGHSVTIIDQRKEPGWRDVLRRAVNKPQTLAVGITTMTGPQIGHAMEIAQAVRKMAPELPIVWGGVHPSLLPEQIVQSEMVDIVCVGEGEISFSELIKALEERKEWSNVPGICYSKNGKIVSTNPPPLYDLEQLPPLPYDLLDLSSYQTQPLRIKRASLPIITSRGCKFRCAYCYNTKFYQSSWRGMSPEKVIEQITNLVKNYNAGGIFLLDDNFFGSRHRVEQIFKMLIESGLGVHIYNANCRVDFLHRSSSEFLQLMRRAGVEQIFVGVESGSDRVLNSIYKDIKVEQVLEINRNLRDAGIIPVYSFMAGLPDETRQEVEQTLKLMVRLREENPQAKLYKLSLFVPMPGTDLFERCKEMGNKFPQRLEDWSNYDYNHVNLTYLSDEHRKFLERVSELSGFLDVEDKVTGLLKIVVQLYTLIATWRCKKRFYNWMPEMALMRLLRTLKRN
- a CDS encoding O-antigen ligase family protein, producing the protein MKYYPHFGGEWALRIEVTDLFLVILYAYLIKDFITRRLSIQIPAVAIFWLLLIILGLGSIIFSPYRTMAAYEIISMTKMLLLFIYLVNYGKTRNQIKLVVAALMIGVFLQIIYGLMQHFCGLNLPLQRLGQSPEMVTEELGMRTASRVGAMLGHPNIFAGYLVMLLPLAFILIFVRISIWYKALCIAILVFGEMALILTLSRGGWISFATSVMVILFLRPAVGRQRIITLIFILGSALVIGLLFSGTIIQKFILSDPASISSRVECMYIAWRMIQSNFWWGTGLNSFTFVMSDYDYSGIQWGKMDPPVHNIYLLIFAEQGIFGILLFLSICFMVIRVGISNLKGKDNLLNAINLGSLAGFIAILVQGVGDWNLRINTTVRVFWTLAAMIFAIHFWNQKQESDKPEIQRRNNFKNISVVSSASVR